The region AAACATAAAATACTCAAAAACCTTAGTATCGACCTGTTCAGAGGCCAGTGTTTTGTCAAGAACTGAAAAAACCAGCAGACTTCAGTGATTACTTTGGCTTGCGACAGGAGCATTTTCTCACAGTGGAGGCCGCAATCTTATTTTGCTGGCTTGCTTTTTTCTGAAATAATTGCGCAAACACATGAAGGAATGGCCAAGGACCCACCGGTTATATAGACCCTGAAGCGCGGTGATCGGCTGAAGAATAATGTACATTAATTGATTAAAATAATTATGCTGGCGTGCACGGTAAGTCAGCATCCTTTCACTATCTGCTGCGTAAAAAGCTTCTCGCATTTCAGGCTCTGTGGATTGTTCATAAGCCGGCAGCTGGTGATTATCTACCTCGGAGGCCATAACCTATCCTACAGCGGATCTCAAGATCACGTTCTATAGCATTTTCAAAGTGTGCCATCATGTGCAATAAGTATTATAGGTCGACACTGTCAATAGGAAATGGTTTGAAACTCTTGTCAGAATGGTATTCTAGAAAGCCTAAAACATATGCGCACTTCTTTACAAGGGAATGGTCATTTACGGATAAAACATAGAGTTTTCCTACAGAACTAGCCGATCGGCTTCTGTCAGGCATCATTCTCTGACAAAGTGAATCTCTTGGAACTAAACAAAACATCAAGACGATCATTTCTGCTATTGTATATGCTTTtatggcgaacatttgctattttgacagtatctatatctatctagccgcctacgtctttgtgctctcatggtcgtttcgttaacttggtatgtaccaaaattggcatgccGTGACAAGactatatgacgaacataaattatatgtcatTCGTGctatgtaggttatgaaacagccgcctacgttttggtgctctcaaggtcgtttcgttgacttggtaggtaccaaaattgacatagtatcaCAGGAGTGTATGAtcaacataagtgataggtcatgacatgcgtgtcatgtaggtcatgagaatgactcatccaaaaaagattaacactcaaaaaccaatggaatgggttcggatgtggtactaagtgaaggaaaaggctaaaggttgatggtcgaagtcatagtcatgagcatgactatggcttaacagacccgccgtggttgctcagtggctatgctgttgggctgctgagcacgaggtcgcgggatcgaatcccggccacggcggccgcatttcgatggggccgaaatgcgaaaacacccgtgtacttagatttaggtgcacgttaaagaaccccaggtggtccatatttccggagtcccccactacggcgggcgtcataataagatcgtggttttggcacgtaaataatttttttcaaggCTTAACagctcttaggtgtagctaaacgGACTCCTGGGACTGATGACAtgtgtgttatgtaggtcatgaaagagccgcctacctcttggtgctctcatggtcatttcgttaacagggtaggctccccgcacactgctttgcataacatcgattcccacagggcgtgggatctgccgctTTTTTAGGAGTTATGTAAGATTTAGCCTTGCGAGTAATTTTTCGCTTCAGTTCTTATCTCTCACAGTGAAACAACTTGATTGTCATTAAACAAAGCGATGATTTCTTCCCGAGCCTTTAGGCCTGACATGCCAGGTGATAAAACTGACCCCGTATTCAGAAAGGCATCCTAAGTTGAAACCCACGCTTGACTTGATTGAAATGACGCCTACCGTGAATGCGCcggaggaaacgcaatgagcgtcttgggcacaTTTATAACAGGCGTCATATAAATATCCCATCTTTATCAGCAGGGAGTAAACAGAACGAGATTTCTTTTAGTACCGCACAACGCGTGCCACAGAGAGCTTGGAATCAGAGGTGCTATCTACAAGAAACAAGCGTAAAAGCAGGGTAGTTACAGCGAGAAACTCGAGGCGACGTTTTTTACGTCACCCggcagcgggaagccagtgcGCTACGACAGAGAGGAGTGCGGAGCCGTAGCGCCATGACTGCCTGCTGCTGGGTGACGTAACAAGCGTCGCCTCGATGGGCACggctttgcgctcgctgcagcGTTCCAGTTTAGGTTTCGCGCTCTGATAGGTGAAATTCGTCGTGCCACAGTTGCGCGGGTAATTGCATTTTTCTAAATCCACAAGTTGATGCggcttgtacggagagctcgcttcaatttcccaattacaATGAGCCCGATGAAACTGACGGCGTTTCTCCGAAGGAGCAACGTCCTTTTATTTCAAAAGGCTTCTCTTTTAAATATTACTTCAAATCTTCGTAGAAACGCCCTGTATGTTGCACAACAGTGCCCGTACAAAACAGCGCTCGCACAATGGATGTCCCTGGAGCCAACTTTCCAGCAAGGGGACTTTTCTTCGTCAGAGCAACAAGCAGCGTTGCCGTTGCCCTGACGGAGGTAAGTCCTCTAGTCGAAACATTTGATATAGAGACGTCCATTGTTCGAGCCCTGTTGATCACTCAATTCTCCATCTGCCTGTGTACCTGTATGTTGTTTGAAACAACAGCGACTCTGCATGGATGGTCATTGCCACGACGAAGTACATCCTGTCATTTTCAGACGAGTTCCGGAATGCGCCGCAGATTTTGCCTCATCGTTGCTTGGAAAACAACACAAGCATTGCATATTGAAAAGAGACTAAGAAAGTAGACCTCCTTTCCCACGCTTCAGCCACTTTACATCAGCAACTGTACGAGTCAGCCGCTATGCGTGCACAAATACGCGTGTTCTTGTATCTTCTTTCGTGACGACAACATATTCGCATTTCGCGAGCGCGCTTGTTACGGTGCCGCGCGTCTGCGACAGCTGCCGCGCATGGGCGCAACTCGAACAGGGAAAACAATGCCCGGGAAGCACCAAGTGGCTACGAGTGTGTTTACATTGTGCGCGAAGCAATGACCTACTGAGTTGAAGGTGTGTTGCACGCGCGGCGCATAGCGACGATTCTGTCAAGACCGCTACCTGACGAATGAAAAGAGACGCGATGAAGATGGGAGTGGCCTTGGCAACTTAACAATGGTAACCGCCCGCGCCGCAGCCGATTTCCCTCGCTACGTATCTGTTTATGTAATTAAGTCGGAATAACCTACCCGCCCGCTGTTTTCAACGGAGTGTCCATTTGCATACCCTCTCACGCTAAGTGTGAACACGCGAGCACCAACTCGCACGCATTCATCCTATAGTATATATGATGTTTGGCGCTTATGTACACTAGCGTGTAAAGATATAGTGGACACGCGACCAATGTTTTTAGCGATGACTCTTTCCTTGTTAGTTATGCATGGTGTATTCCTGCTCCTGAATAGCACCACCCCCTTCTTGGCAGGAAGAACGACGACGTCTTGActggttaaaaaagaaaaagaaaaggagatctCAACAGACTGTTGGGATTTTCCGCTACTTTAGCTCGCGGAGGTACACCATATTATTATGAGAGTGTGGCGTGGACAGACTTGAATTTGCGAAAATTCACATGCGGTCGGAGTAACAACAAATCCGAACGCCTATCCACTTGATGGAGTAAAAGTCAGTTGTGCATCGCTGCGTACTCAATTGCAACGTGTGCCGTTTAGACCTAGTGCACCGCAAGCTCTCACCCCCTATCCAAGAGACAGGGGGTGAAAGCTTCGTCAAGCTGCCTAAAatcaacattttctttcactctTTGTGTTCTGCATTGCCTACATGAAATAAACAGCTACTTTTACTTCCATGGGACGGAAGGGAGATGGGGGTTCCTGAATTTATGAAATTTCTTGCTTTGTTCgacattatttatttatgttaaGATACCTGTGCGCAGGGACACGGGCAAAATAGCTTTTTTGTTGTCTGTACTGCACATGTACGTCACGTCGACAGGTGAAGAAGTAAGCGCCATGCCGCTGCAATAAAACATTATCAAGTGCCTTTATGTAAGGAACACAATCTGTATTAGTTACGCAAAGGAGCAATAGTTTATGTTTGTGAGTAGGATGGCGGAAGATAGCAGACGACGAAGGGTAAATTGGTTGGGGAATGTTGCTTTAGCCAGCCGACAGACTCCCGAAACGGCTAAAAGACTTACTGCACGTGAAAGCGCTTGATATGTGAAATCCGTTTCATATAAGTTACCTGTATTTGCATAAAAATGAACATGGACGTTGAGGGAGCCCTGTAGACATCCAAAGATACGTTTCAAGAAAATTTGGACATTGCAGGGGTGCTTCAGTGGGTATGGCTACGCATATCGGACTCAACATCCTGACGGTCAGTCGGCGTGCCGACGTATGTTGCATAAAGTCACATAAAGGTATTGATGCTTTTAATGCTGCTATTCGCTGTAGCTATTTGCACCAAACTTGAAATAACGGCCACTATATAGCTTTACAACCCGTCCGACTTCTACGGCTCAAAGCAATGATGTCACTGGAAAAGTGTTGGAGCGGCCGTACCGTAGCCTTCAGTGCACATTTTCAATCATTCGCGTTGCCAGGCGAAGCGAGACAAGGGGTTAGTATTTGGCGTAGAGAGAGTCGAAGAATTCAAGATGAAACTGACACAATTTCAGGGTTGTGAGACAGCCATTAAAGTGAGAATTATTACTTTTGGCCCACGTGTTCGTCGCTTGCGTTGGCCTTGCCTATACGCCCACAAAGTGCGACTGCCCTGCTCCAGGAAAACGACTGCAAAGCTGGGGGATCCCTCGGACTTCCGGCGCGGGAGCTCTTTCCACATGACCGTGGAATAACGCAAGTTTAATCTTTACCTGCGCAGTGCAGGTAAAGATTTTACATGAAGCTGTTATGTGTTCCAGCATCCACTGATATTCATACCATAGCCAGTATTGACTAACAAATATGTATATCTGAACGGGGGAGCACCGTGCCATACTTTATCGAACGCGAATGGGTCGTTGCTCTACGAATGTTTCACCTCATCTGTGCAGTGTGATGTGCTGCATTGACACTATGGGCTCGTAAATATACGTAGGAAACGTTTTAAAGATGCTATAATTATAGTTAGCACGTGTTTTTGTAAACAAAAAGCCAGTGCATCGTCTCTGAGATCGGTCTGGTGCACACACTACGCGACTTGTTCATCAAGGTTCGTTAACTATGTGTCGTTGAATACAATAATCACAACCAGTTTCATACATCGGCATTTCTAGAAGACAACAAATATAATCGCATTGGTAGCACTAGTAGCGTTGCTCAGCATTTTGTACATGATCCATACGCGCAGTTTAGTAAAAAGACAGTTAAGTGAGCCTGCAGGGCGCTGCACGAAGGCAGCTCGATATACCCCCAAAAATATTAAACGGTCTGTTGTTGTAGGTTAGGGAACTCGTCAATCtttgtcacatttttttttcgcacagtTCCGTTCACGCCTTGACTATAATCCTAGTATTCTTCGTTGCCGTTAACAGTGTGAAGAACCTCGGAAATGTTTTAAGCTGATCTATTCCTTAAAATCTATTCCTTGGCTGTTGTATTTTGTCCTATCTCGATTGAAGACAGCACTGATTCCAGCCAAACGACGAACCCTTTGAGCACCAACAAGCTCGATGATCACAGTCGCCAATTAGCTGACGTTCAGTTCTAGCTTTTGAAACTCTGAATGGTTCTAACAAAACAGATTCGACTCTCTACTTCCTTCGAGCGAAAGTTTTGCTAACAAGTGGTTTCACATGGATGGTTAGTGATAAACCTGGGTGCTTGACGAGGCGGCGCATCCTTCATGTTCTAAAGGTTCTTGGACAAAACCGGTTCTTCCAACGTCGAAGCTCTGCTTACAACTGCAGGAAAAACAAAATACGAAAAAATAAAGGGACGCGAAAAACTGACAGACAGACGGTAAGCTTTGTTAAGGAAAATATTCAGACTATCCTTGTTTTTCTTCGGTTAAGCTCTTAAAATTTCATGCTGTAGCCGACGCACAATTGAAGCTGACTTCATTAAGATATATCCACTGAGTCGCTGAATTTCTTTTACTAGAATAATGATGGTGATGACGTCCTTTTTATAAAAATGACTGCTTTTGCACTTTGTGGATGCTTGCGCACTGTTTCTTACCTTGAAATGCTACATGAAAACCTTGAAAACGACAATTCAAGACATTGTCAGGAAGAAGCTATCTATTTAGTTTGAATTGTGACTTCTAGCGCTTACGCAGTATGAGAGAAGGAGCTGTATCAGAGATTCAAAGTGTTATGCCACTAAATCCGAAATACTTGAGCATTTCACTTTGCACTATAGCTGTCGGGATTTGGCAGATTGCCAAGCGCTCAACATGTGTAGCACAGGGGTCGGAGTAAAGCAAGTAAAATACGCCAGAAGATATGTAGCCTCAAGTATTACTTCAAGTATTTgagaaattcgcactgacgcaaTAATTTATCAGTTCGTTCAATTAAGCACACTCGGTAACAAAATATTTTCTCAGACCAACGGTGCCTATATTGTTAAGAAGCTTCTAGGGTGGCAAACATTCTTATGGGTGTTATATTGTGGCAGGAAGCAAATTAGGAAAGCCCCTTCGGGAAGTTCAGCCAAGGAACGTAACTCGGGGGTAATGTTTACGTCACAAAGGCAGAGGCCGGTTCAGAGACTCATACGGACTCTGCGCGCCACGGTTTATAAGGAGCACACAAACTTATGGAGTCTGCAACCTCACGCCTTCACAACGATAGTGTAGTGATAACACGCACGTTACGGAGCAGAAACATAGACACTTAAATGAGGGCGTCGTAAGACGTGAGAGGTGCGCTAAGGCTGTCATTCACtcctttcttaattttttttgtccGACCCTGGGAGTAATGAAAACTAGATGACGCTTTCAGCCTAAACAGGCCCGCAAATTTAAATCTTGgcgacagggaaaaaaaaaagtacacaagCCTCATTGTCTTCGAGGCGCAAAACGAGTTAAGCATCTCCCTCGTGTGCGCAGACGTTCCAGGAACACAAAAAAATAAACTGCCCTCCACGGACAAGCGTGCGCGCTACGCAAAAAACACCCTTGCCCACGCCGAGTTTCTTTTGTCTGAGGCCAGCGAGGGTTGCGGCTGCTGCGCGCGAGTAGGCATGTCACTGGCATCGCCCGCTCCTGTAATTGAAAGCGGTGATATAAGAGTGAGCGCTATGCATCTCTACCGTTGCTCAGCCCGCTTTCCTTCACCGGGTGGACACACGTGTTTCGCGGGAGTTCTCGAAAGTGTCTGACAGCTCGCTGAGCTGCTACAACGGTGCCTGCCATCATGGAGGAGGGCATCGTGATGCACACCGTACGTCAGCTGATGACCATCAGGGATCCGCGCACCAAGGATTGGAAGCTCCTGCACAATCCCAGCTTCATCGTCCTCCTGTTGGGAGGTTACCTGTACATGGCCAAAGTGTGGGGTCCCAAGTTCATGAAGCATCGGAAACCGTACGAGCTGAAAGGCATCATTCGAACTTACAACCTGTTTCAGGTGCTGTCAAACATCTACTTCTTGTACAGGATCATCTACTACTCCTTCTGGGCGGCCGGTTACAGCCTGTTCTGCCAGGGCCTGACGTACAAAGCCGACGAGAACTCCCGGCATCTCCTGAATGCCTACTACTGGTACTTCCTCGTCCGCGTAGCCGACTTTATGGACACGCTGTTCTTCGTGCTTACCAAGAAATTCTCCCACATATCGGTGCTTCACGTGACCCACCACACCATAGTCGTGTTCAACGGGTGGATGTTTCTGCAGTTTGGCCCCGACGGACAGGCCGTGTTCGGTGTGTGCCTAAACGCCTTCGTGCACATCATCATGTACGTCTACTACTTTCTCGCTTCCCTCGGCCCCTCCATCCAGAAATATCTGTGGTGGAAGAGGTACCTGACCCGGATACAGATCGTACAGTTCTTCATAATGATTGTTCACGCGTCTATCCCAATTTTCGTTGACTGCGGTTATCCGGTCGTGTTGCTCTGCATCGGAATTCCACAAGTCATCCTGATCCTGGGCCTCTTCTTGAACTTTTACGTCCAGGCGTACCTTAGCCGCTCGTCAGGCGGTCCTCCCAGTACGCCAGCTCCTCGGCTACACAGCGAAAATGGACACAGTCACCACGCTAACGGCAACAACGTGGACACGAAGAAAGAGTTGTAGAAAATAGCCCTCACGTCGCGAGCCCTTTTTCCTATTTTCGGTTGTGCAATTTTTGAGACAGTAAGTTCAAATGGGACCTGTAAGCTTTCAGGTGCTGTGGAGCAAACGTCCCGTCTTGTTTTCGTGTTGTGTTTGTGAAGATTTTtgcgaacgcatttttttttgGGTGACGCCCTTGGGCCCACTGAACTGTTGCGAGCGTGTATGAGTGCCTGCTCGGAAGCGACAGGAGAGCGGCAGCACGCGAGCTTTACGCCCGCGTAAAACATCTAACAGAGCGTGTTTTCTATCGCCATAATCGAATTGTGCGTACACATTTCGCCAACGATCACCGTATAGGAGTTACATTACACGTTATTCGTGATATGTGAAGAAGCTACATGGCAGTGTAAATAAGCACGTGTTTAGCAATGTACAGCTACAgaggaaaaagattagcacaagtgaccgatgaccggagcagggaaatttCGGTACGTGGCGCTCTGGTTCCCGTGCACACCGGTATCTATAAAGTGCCAGATGATTCATGTTTGAAAGAGGGAATGCCTGACACTCTCGTGTTTGGCGTGCAAACGAACAACATAGCCACGTACCGCAATTTATCTGCTtgggtgatcggtcacttgtgccaATCTTTTTCCGCAGCAGCTGTACAGCATATAAAGCTGCCATATGCACTCTTTGGCACCCTCGTCACTGAGAATGTCTGCACTCTTGATGTATTTGTCTATTTAAAAAAACAAGCCCTGACGCCAAGAGCTTTAATACATCCTGCTACACTGTGATGAGccaaagaaacgaaaaaaaaataccgataGCAGAGTTCTTGTCTCTTTGTTGAGAGAAATTTTCAACTGTAGTAGTGTACTGAAGATAAAATTTGTTAATGTCGTAACTCCTAAATATGGTTGAAGAGGAAACGCTCTGGCTAGCCTTTTACATTCCTGATATTTAAAGTTGAACCAGCTGGCATATTTTTTGTCATGTGGTAACTTACGTCAAGATTCAATCGGTCTTCCGAAAACATTGTGTGATGGAAGAAATCATATGAAACGGTAGGACATGAGGGTACACGCGTTTACAGGAACGCTATGTTTTACACTGTGTGTAATGTGGCATATGAAGGCCGACATTCACACCTAATTGTACATAAGCTTCTTGTACCGACAGCGTTCACGATATTTGTGTCCACCATATTGTTATAGTTGGACTTTGTTCACAACATCAGCACTGTTACCAGTGCTTGAAGATCTGCTCGTGGCTATACCTTCGTTACGGGGAGAACGAAAAAAGCAGTTTGTGTGTGGAACTGGCATGTACTTTTTAAAAGACAGAAACTGTTTGGTCGTAGTGTTTGTCTCTCAGAACATGTGTGATATGTAAATAAACTGTACATTAGCGAGTAACATCACTCTTTATCGGACAACACCCGCCCACGCTTTCAATTACTGTGGTATTTTAGATATTCAAAAAGGCACATACACACCATTCGGGCCAATCGCGTGGACCGTAGCAGAAACTAGAGAGAGGTTTCGAGCTCACCGATGGGCTGAATTtgtctttcatttcattttctgAAGGGGCATTGGCGAACGTGTTTAGTTCATCTATGATGGATGACTAAAACTTCTAAATTTCCAAAGTGACCATGTGTTACTGAGTAAACTCAGCATGCATGTTAGAAAACAACATAGTAGCGAAATAGGGGCGGGCGGCGAAGTTATGATAAAATTCTGGCACCGTTTCTTCCTGACGTTACAGCTTGTGGCGACGTGTGGCTGAGCGTGGCGGAGGATAAtaagctgtatatatatatatatatatatatatatatatatatatatatattcgtatatacataatcatatcataagaagcctacaaacatagacaccaaggacactATAGGAGAAATTacgtgtacttactaattgaaataaagaaatgataaattaatgcaaatgaaagtggatgaaaaaacaacttgccgcaggtgggcaacgatcccacgtcctcgatttcgcgtgcgatgctcttaccattgagctaacGTGGCGtcgttttctcatccactttctggggtattaatttttttactactacaactagccctgggagtgttagccagtgccaccactcacaagcctaggcgGTGGAtgtcctttctgccgcaggcatcaagagtacgtgatctttttgggagAAGGCAACTGGTTAATatacccacatatgctacctgaaggcatcaatgttgccggattctaGACCCTCGGGCCCCTCAGTTATATATATAACGGAGGGGccggaggatatatatatatatatattgttacggtgaagggaaagaagaaggtgacgcgaacgagaggaagacgaagtctctggccgttgcctgaacgccatatttcttcgcttgtaaatatacatcattctacactcgtgggcctgctttcttcctgcaacattttggtggaaggtgctgggtacaatcacggaacttcgcagtggacgtcatctacctgccgccacaatggcagatcaaccgacacaaccgacaacgcctcagcagtccacgccaacggtcatcctcactcatctgcgggacccggggacattttgtggcacggacaacaccgacgtcgaggactggcttgtgatgtacgaacgagtgtgcgacaacaacaggtggggtccaacaatgatgctagcaaacctcatgttttatctgaaaggaactgcgaagcaatggtacgatacgcatgaagctgacctaacaagctgggatgtctgcaaagaaaaaatgcgtgacctgtttggcagacctgtcggtcgtcagttggcagcaaaaaaagaacttgcatgccgcgctcagacgtccacagaatcctatgtcgtgtacatacaggatgtgctggctctctgccgcaaggctgataacaccatgaccgaggcggacaagattggtcacatactaaaaggtattgcagacgacgccttcaatctcctgatgtgtaaggattgtgccactgtggatgcaattataaaggagtgcaggcgcttcgaacaagcgaaaggccgccgcgtccctcaacatttcgacaggctgcccaataccgccgcgacatcttcgtgcgcagacccgccgcggttcgttcagccgacaggatcagaagatctaacgcgtatcgttcgccgtgagcttgaggccatggctccggctccacttcgttccgactgtcgggaaagtgtgcccgctatctcgcttatacaagcggtcgttcgggaagaaatagcgagtttgggcattccatctctctgctcggtccgccatacgaacacctaccagatttctccggccgctcgctcccagacgcaaagcttcccgccactccgccgcaaccccgctgactggcgcacaccggatgacagacccatctgttttaattgttccggtattggacacatcgcccgtcattgccgtaatcgctggtcgtcgtctcctcggtggtcgtctccgagtcactaccgccaagtaccaagacaatcgcactttctcgccctacacgccgcctcggaacatcaacgccgacagtgctccaccaagatccagccgctccccgtctccgcaaggccgtcggtcccgttcgcctctcgttcaccgctcttcgtccccatctgcaaccggtcgcttcccttcgggaaactaggcggtgcagctcccggaggtgaagctgcaactccgacccggcccacaaatcctctgttgaccctgcctacacgtggaaacctactggacattgaagttgatggtgttcctgtcacatctctcgttgacacaggagcgcagctttcagttatgagcgctgctctccgccgaaggctcaaaaaggttctgactcccgccgtaccgtgcactgtgcgagtcgccgatgggagtacttcacctgttcttggaatgtgcacagcacgtgtgaccattgcgggccattatagcgttgttttatttatcgtcctcgagcactgtccacacgacctaattctcggcctcgacttcctttcgaaacactctgcccaaattgactgctccgcaggtgttgtacagctggatctgccgcttcctgccgacgcagacgcaacaacttgtgcttcaccccgcttatgttctgctgagtttgcacggctgtctccacaggcggctaccaatgtcctcctgacgccctgtcctcccgtacctgatggcgagtacgtcgtgtctccgcttactgacgtggttttgtcacgaaatattgccctaccgagcaccttaatccggatcctcgaaaactgcgctcgggtgcccatcctcaattttggattttcgacgcatgtgctgccacacggcattgccgtcgcacttatcactcctttggatgaatttgagatttcttctttggcctccgaatccttcctgagtaccaacgcacctttgtcacccattccttcgtgctcgacgcctgcggacgatgtttgtaagatgatcgcccctgaccttccttccgagcaaacaacagctcttcgtcacctcctgtcatcttatcgggatatctttgatttggacgaccgtccacttggtcagacatctgttgtcacgcatcgcattaacaccggtgacgccagccccattcataggcggccatatcgtgtctccgcaacagaaagggccataatccagaaagaggttgacaagatgatggacaaggacatcattgaaccttccagtagcccgtgggcatcaccggttgtctta is a window of Dermacentor silvarum isolate Dsil-2018 chromosome 4, BIME_Dsil_1.4, whole genome shotgun sequence DNA encoding:
- the LOC119450104 gene encoding elongation of very long chain fatty acids protein AAEL008004, with product MEEGIVMHTVRQLMTIRDPRTKDWKLLHNPSFIVLLLGGYLYMAKVWGPKFMKHRKPYELKGIIRTYNLFQVLSNIYFLYRIIYYSFWAAGYSLFCQGLTYKADENSRHLLNAYYWYFLVRVADFMDTLFFVLTKKFSHISVLHVTHHTIVVFNGWMFLQFGPDGQAVFGVCLNAFVHIIMYVYYFLASLGPSIQKYLWWKRYLTRIQIVQFFIMIVHASIPIFVDCGYPVVLLCIGIPQVILILGLFLNFYVQAYLSRSSGGPPSTPAPRLHSENGHSHHANGNNVDTKKEL